Proteins encoded together in one Shewanella acanthi window:
- the rlmA gene encoding 23S rRNA (guanine(745)-N(1))-methyltransferase — MQYLCPLCSSPLSLVDRTWGCANSHKFDMAKEGYVNLLPVQKKNSKEPGDNQQMMLSRREFLNAGHYQHLSDRVNELAKEYAKGAIQLLDIGCGEGYYSHRLYQTLSQDKACTLQGIDISKSAIRYAAKRYPELRFCVASAYEMPIETESVDLAIRIYAPSKVEELQRVMTQGGVLITVSPGPYHHFALKQQIYAEPRLHPESVAKIDGFECLHQERLRSQLELKNSEHIAHFLEMTPYAWKFSSEQKQQFTQNGLLCELDFQIEVHRKSVD, encoded by the coding sequence ATGCAATATCTATGTCCCCTGTGTTCCTCGCCGCTATCACTCGTTGATCGCACCTGGGGATGCGCTAACTCCCATAAATTTGATATGGCTAAAGAAGGCTATGTGAACCTTTTGCCCGTGCAAAAGAAGAACTCAAAGGAGCCCGGTGACAATCAACAGATGATGTTATCTCGCCGAGAGTTTTTAAATGCCGGTCATTATCAGCATTTAAGTGATAGGGTAAATGAGCTTGCTAAGGAATATGCCAAAGGAGCCATACAGCTGCTCGATATTGGTTGCGGTGAAGGCTATTACAGTCACCGTTTGTATCAGACACTAAGTCAAGATAAAGCCTGCACACTTCAGGGGATTGATATTTCCAAATCGGCGATTCGATATGCGGCCAAGCGTTATCCCGAACTGCGATTTTGTGTCGCAAGCGCATATGAGATGCCCATTGAAACCGAAAGTGTGGATTTAGCCATTCGTATCTATGCACCATCGAAGGTTGAAGAATTACAGCGTGTAATGACCCAGGGGGGAGTATTGATCACGGTTTCTCCTGGTCCTTATCATCATTTTGCCCTGAAACAGCAGATTTATGCTGAACCAAGGTTGCACCCTGAGTCAGTTGCCAAGATTGATGGCTTTGAATGTTTACACCAAGAGAGACTTAGGTCTCAACTTGAACTTAAAAACAGCGAGCATATTGCGCATTTTCTCGAAATGACACCCTACGCCTGGAAGTTCAGCAGTGAACAAAAACAGCAATTCACCCAAAATGGCTTACTTTGCGAGCTTGATTTTCAGATAGAGGTTCACCGTAAATCAGTCGACTGA